The following coding sequences lie in one Lolium perenne isolate Kyuss_39 chromosome 2, Kyuss_2.0, whole genome shotgun sequence genomic window:
- the LOC127335774 gene encoding salt tolerance receptor-like cytoplasmic kinase 1 codes for MAMAYIYTGMHLTRSIQGASEPAREQSSRQYPPDSSSPTCPSLSRKVAQAKNVAATKPEEERRRGNLFSPHSHSSTHLDFSSFRSIMFQGCGLFACVGRRGADLRKRGEAGAASSRVAAEPAVWEEEDDCAGAAARQMAWAEVESATGCFSSRVIGHGGFSTVYLASLSSSRLAAVKVHCASERLHRAFRQELDVLLSLRHPHVVRLLGYCDDRDEGVLVFEYAPNGDLHQTLHGDGPALPWSRRVAVAFQVATALEYLHDGHHPAVIHGDIKASNVLLDANMDAKLCDFGFAHTTGATPTAGRGRSSGRAIMGSPGYVDPQLLRSGVANKESDVYSFGVLLLELVTGKEAVCRETGRRLTAAVGPTASVADVVDRRLGGEYDAAEAAVVMDLAMRCVGDSPGLRPSMADVVHVLQEKTAALVSAVGSRMDRKMMF; via the coding sequence ATGGCCATGGCATATATATACACAGGTATGCATTTGACCCGTAGCATACAAGGCGCCAGTGAGCCAGCGAGAGAGCAGAGCAGCAGGCAGTACCCGCCTGATTCTTCATCTCCAACCTGTCCCAGCTTATCCAGGAAGGTAGCTCAAGCCAAGAACGTAGCGGCAACAAAACCAGAGGAAGAGAGGAGAAGAGGGAACCTATTCTCCCCCCACTCCCACTCCTCGACTCACTTGGATTTCAGCTCGTTTCGATCCATCATGTTCCAAGGTTGCGGCCTCTTTGCGTGCGTCGGACGGCGCGGCGCCGACCTCAGGAAGCGGGgcgaggctggcgcggccagctcgCGCGTCGCGGCCGAGCCGGCGGTatgggaggaggaggatgactgcGCCGGAGCCGCGGCCAGGCAGATGGCGTGGGCGGAGGTGGAGTCCGCCACGGGGTGCTTCTCGTCCCGCGTCATCGGCCACGGGGGGTTCAGCACCGTCTACCTCGCCTCGCTCTCCTCCTCCCGCCTCGCCGCCGTCAAGGTGCACTGCGCCAGCGAGCGCCTCCACCGCGCCTTCCGCCAGGAGCTCGACGTGCTGCTCTCCCTCCGCCACCCGCACGTCGTCCGCCTCCTCGGATACTGCGACGACCGGGACGAGGGCGTCCTCGTCTTCGAGTACGCGCCCAACGGCGACCTCCACCAGACCCTCCACGGCGACGGCCCCGCGCTGCCCTGGTCGCGGCGCGTGGCGGTCGCCTTCCAGGTGGCCACGGCGCTCGAGTACCTCCACGACGGCCACCACCCAGCTGTCATCCACGGGGACATCAAGGCCTCAAACGTCCTCCTCGACGCTAACATGGACGCCAAGCTCTGCGACTTCGGCTTCGCGCACACCACCGGCGCCACGCCCACGGCCGGCCGTGGCAGGTCCTCCGGGCGCGCCATCATGGGCTCCCCGGGCTACGTAGACCCGCAGCTCCTCCGCTCCGGCGTGGCCAACAAGGAGAGCGACGTGTACAGCTTCGGAGTGCTGCTGCTCGAGCTGGTGACAGGGAAGGAGGCCGTGTGCCGCGAGACCGGGCGCCGCCTCACCGCCGCGGTGGGGCCGACGGCCAGCGTGGCCGACGTGGTGGACCGGAGGCTTGGCGGAGAGTACGACGCCGCCGAGGCGGCCGTCGTGATGGACCTCGCCATGCGGTGCGTCGGCGACAGCCCCGGGCTCAGGCCGTCCATGGCGGACGTCGTGCACGTGCTCCAGGAGAAGACCGCCGCGCTGGTCTCGGCCGTCGGATCCAGAATGGACCGCAAGATGATGTTCTAG